In Alkalicoccobacillus plakortidis, the genomic stretch TTAAAAAATGGCTGACTTTTCCTTGATTAATAAAATGATTTACTTCATGAAGAGGCATCTCCTTAGCTTTTGCCCATTCCTTAACAAGCAATTCACTTAACAATTGGTTTGTCCGCTCATTTTGTAAAAAACGTAAAATTTCTGGCTGAACCTTATCTACTAAGCGTTCATTCCCCATAAACATTTGGATCATACTTCCTAAGCGCCCCTTATGATCAAGGAACTCCTCAATCATGCCACTTAGCTTCTCTTTTCCTTCACTGCTCTCAAAGTAATCAGTTGTCTTGTTTAACACTGCTTGAGAAAGCTGAGGTATATAGGATTCAATTCTTATCACCAGTGCATTCGGCAAAATATTTTCTATTTTTTTATCTTGATTATTCATTAAAAACCGATTGATTCCAAGCGTTAATCATTTTATCCGTACGTTCATACGTGGATTCTTTCATGTTAGGAACACCAATAGTCTTCTCTACATACTCGACTAAAGTCTGTTCACTATGAATGATTTTACTTGCTTCTTCCTCCAACCAGTCAGTCACACCTGTTTTAAATGAAGAATGTTTGATTTGTTTTTGAAGTCCTTCTGCTGTTAAAAGGTAGGTCCCTACCATTTGACCAAGCTGAACAGAAATTTCTTT encodes the following:
- a CDS encoding DUF445 domain-containing protein, whose product is MDPWMFISFMVVVGAALGGLTNALAIRMLFKPHRAYYLGDWKVPFTPGLIPKRHKEISVQLGQMVGTYLLTAEGLQKQIKHSSFKTGVTDWLEEEASKIIHSEQTLVEYVEKTIGVPNMKESTYERTDKMINAWNQSVFNE
- a CDS encoding DUF445 family protein, translating into MNNQDKKIENILPNALVIRIESYIPQLSQAVLNKTTDYFESSEGKEKLSGMIEEFLDHKGRLGSMIQMFMGNERLVDKVQPEILRFLQNERTNQLLSELLVKEWAKAKEMPLHEVNHFINQGKVSHFLSQLVKDKTPVLRSLDAPLNSWVPDYEERILSSWIPSGVNVLIEVAATQVGAFLKAFQIEKIISDQVQSFSTKHLEDLVMSVASKELKLITYLGALIGGIVGLFQGLFVLLINGL